The Mycobacterium sp. 3519A genome contains a region encoding:
- a CDS encoding ABC transporter permease, whose protein sequence is MTVAPSMPDVDVSESGQPAWRRVLDPANLATWAAPIALVVLAIVFQVLNPTFLSVGNIASMLTSAAILIVLTIGQTFVVATAGIDLSIASAMTLAAVVFGVVFDVGLWPAILAALATGLVVGLVNGLIISRGRITDFIVTLGMLSAASGAALIFADGKPKTIISAPLLKLSTGTVGVVGYMFLIAIALAVVAHIVLFHTRFGTYVLATGGNAEAAAATGVSTDRVKAAVYTIAGVTAGIAAVLLVARVGAAEPAANTSFLLNSVAAVVLGGVSLFGGRATIAGPVVGALLLTALVNGLTLLGVSQFYQPLSVGVVVVLAAFLTRYQK, encoded by the coding sequence GTGACGGTCGCCCCGTCGATGCCGGACGTGGACGTCTCCGAGTCCGGACAACCGGCGTGGCGGCGCGTGCTCGACCCGGCGAACCTCGCGACCTGGGCTGCGCCCATCGCACTGGTCGTGCTCGCGATCGTGTTCCAGGTGCTCAATCCGACATTCCTCAGTGTCGGCAACATCGCGTCGATGCTGACGTCGGCGGCGATCCTGATCGTGCTGACGATCGGGCAGACGTTCGTGGTGGCGACGGCGGGGATCGACCTGTCGATCGCCTCGGCCATGACGCTGGCCGCCGTCGTCTTCGGGGTGGTGTTCGACGTCGGGTTGTGGCCCGCGATTCTCGCGGCGCTAGCCACGGGTCTGGTCGTCGGACTGGTCAACGGCCTGATCATCTCGCGTGGCCGCATCACCGACTTCATCGTGACGCTCGGCATGCTGTCGGCCGCCTCCGGGGCCGCGCTGATCTTCGCCGACGGCAAGCCGAAGACGATCATCAGCGCACCGCTGCTGAAACTGTCGACGGGGACGGTCGGCGTCGTCGGTTACATGTTCCTGATCGCGATTGCGCTCGCCGTCGTCGCACACATCGTGTTGTTCCACACCCGGTTCGGGACCTACGTGCTGGCCACCGGCGGCAATGCGGAAGCCGCTGCGGCGACCGGGGTTTCGACGGATCGGGTGAAGGCGGCGGTGTACACGATCGCGGGCGTGACCGCAGGCATCGCGGCGGTTCTGCTCGTCGCACGCGTCGGCGCCGCGGAACCCGCGGCCAATACCTCCTTTCTGCTCAACTCTGTCGCCGCCGTGGTGCTCGGCGGGGTGAGCCTGTTCGGCGGCCGGGCCACGATCGCGGGTCCGGTGGTCGGCGCGCTGCTGCTGACCGCTCTTGTCAACGGCTTGACGTTGCTAGGGGTTTCGCAGTTCTACCAGCCGCTGTCGGTCGGGGTCGTCGTCGTGCTCGCGGCCTTCCTCACGAGGTATCAGAAATGA
- a CDS encoding PLP-dependent aminotransferase family protein, whose product MSIEMHARALDVDLLARELGNWRTSSQSGPAYQGLADGIRMLIIDGRLPVGAQLPSERALADSLRVSRTTVTAAYTQLRDDGYLNARRGARSTTALPVSAGTPVSRVALPAASLAEACLAAPASAMMDAFADAAREVMPYLHDIGVELTGVAPLREAIAERYCARGLPTEPDEIMVTTGALHAIGLALATYTQPGDRVLVEQPTYHGALSAITTSGARPVPVALGDDGWDLDAIHAAVRQLAPNLAYFVVDNHNPTGMTMSEIDRRRLGGIIAETRTRTIIDETIADMWLDRPVPPPVAAYMPSRRDLLITVGSVSKSFWGGLRIGWIRAERATLATIATVRPSVDMGTPIVEQLAAARMFAKADELLSERREILRHRRELLRRLLRQHLPDWTASESHGGMSLWVRLPAPTSSALSAAASRLGLVIPPGPRFGVDGTLERFIRVPYTLPEDQLAEAVELLARAWHSVTGTSAAGSRAVVV is encoded by the coding sequence ATGTCGATAGAAATGCACGCAAGAGCGCTCGATGTGGACCTTTTGGCCCGTGAACTGGGCAACTGGCGCACGTCCAGTCAGAGCGGGCCGGCCTACCAGGGCCTCGCCGACGGCATCCGCATGCTGATCATCGACGGTCGACTTCCGGTCGGAGCGCAACTGCCCAGCGAACGCGCACTCGCGGACTCGCTGCGGGTCTCGCGCACCACCGTCACCGCCGCCTACACACAGTTGCGCGACGACGGCTACCTCAACGCCCGGCGCGGTGCGCGGAGCACCACCGCGCTGCCCGTCTCTGCGGGCACGCCGGTCTCCCGCGTGGCCCTGCCCGCCGCCAGCCTCGCCGAGGCCTGTCTGGCCGCTCCGGCGAGCGCGATGATGGACGCCTTCGCCGACGCCGCCCGCGAGGTGATGCCATATCTGCACGACATCGGCGTCGAACTCACCGGAGTCGCCCCGCTGCGCGAGGCGATCGCCGAAAGATATTGCGCCAGAGGGCTACCCACCGAACCCGACGAGATCATGGTGACCACCGGGGCGCTGCACGCCATCGGGCTTGCCCTGGCGACCTACACCCAACCCGGCGACCGGGTGCTGGTCGAGCAGCCGACCTATCACGGGGCGCTGTCGGCGATCACGACGTCCGGCGCGCGTCCGGTGCCGGTCGCGTTGGGCGACGACGGCTGGGACCTGGACGCGATTCACGCGGCGGTCCGTCAACTCGCGCCCAATCTGGCCTATTTCGTCGTCGACAACCACAATCCGACCGGCATGACGATGTCGGAGATCGACCGTCGGCGCCTGGGCGGCATCATCGCCGAAACCCGTACGCGCACAATCATCGACGAGACCATCGCCGACATGTGGTTGGACCGGCCCGTGCCGCCGCCGGTGGCGGCCTACATGCCTTCGCGACGTGACCTGCTGATCACCGTTGGGTCGGTGTCGAAGTCGTTCTGGGGCGGCTTACGCATCGGCTGGATCCGGGCCGAACGCGCCACGCTCGCGACCATCGCGACCGTCCGACCGTCCGTCGACATGGGCACGCCGATCGTCGAGCAGTTGGCCGCGGCGCGGATGTTCGCCAAGGCAGACGAGTTGCTCTCCGAGCGACGTGAGATCCTGCGCCATCGCCGGGAGTTGTTGAGAAGGCTTCTGCGCCAACATCTTCCGGATTGGACCGCCAGCGAGAGTCACGGCGGCATGTCCTTGTGGGTGCGGCTGCCCGCACCCACCAGCTCGGCATTGTCGGCAGCCGCGTCGCGTCTCGGACTGGTGATACCGCCGGGGCCGCGATTCGGTGTCGACGGCACATTGGAGCGGTTCATCCGGGTGCCCTACACACTGCCGGAGGATCAACTCGCCGAAGCCGTCGAGTTGCTCGCCCGTGCGTGGCACAGCGTGACAGGCACGTCGGCCGCAGGGTCCCGCGCGGTAGTGGTCTAA
- a CDS encoding substrate-binding domain-containing protein, with protein sequence MTFSKVTVALVGGVALALAGCSGSSSSGEASVAAVVKGLDNPFFQSMQSGIESQASADKTKVTVQAANSITDTTGQADKLSGLAGQDFKCFIVNPITGTNLIQGIAAVSAKNIPIVNIDSPVEEAAAQAANAKIATYIGTDNSDAGSKAAQQMAKLLPQGGTVAMIGGTAGDVTSAARLDGFKAGIPANVKITTTVAADWDRQMALTKATDIITANPAINGFFVANDDMGLGVAQAVANKGRTGQIKVISVDGNKDAFDAVKAGGIDAVVAQFPYVIGAMGVEACTAAINGKSLPAKVNAPVQVVTKENVDGALSSAPKPSAPYEDPFVELAK encoded by the coding sequence ATGACGTTTTCGAAAGTCACCGTCGCCCTGGTAGGTGGAGTCGCCCTGGCGCTCGCCGGATGCTCGGGCTCGTCCTCGTCGGGCGAGGCCAGCGTGGCCGCCGTCGTCAAAGGCCTCGACAATCCGTTCTTTCAGTCCATGCAGTCCGGCATCGAAAGCCAGGCGTCGGCCGACAAGACGAAAGTGACTGTGCAGGCGGCGAACTCCATCACGGACACCACGGGTCAGGCCGACAAGCTCAGCGGACTGGCAGGCCAGGACTTCAAGTGCTTCATCGTCAACCCGATCACCGGCACCAACCTGATCCAGGGCATCGCCGCGGTGTCGGCGAAGAACATCCCGATCGTCAACATCGACAGCCCGGTCGAGGAGGCCGCCGCGCAAGCGGCGAACGCCAAGATCGCGACGTACATCGGCACCGACAACTCCGACGCCGGATCGAAGGCCGCCCAGCAGATGGCCAAACTGCTACCGCAGGGCGGCACCGTCGCAATGATCGGCGGCACGGCGGGCGACGTGACCAGTGCGGCCCGCCTCGACGGGTTCAAGGCGGGCATACCGGCCAACGTGAAGATCACCACCACCGTGGCCGCGGACTGGGATCGCCAGATGGCGCTCACCAAGGCGACCGACATCATCACCGCCAACCCGGCGATCAACGGCTTCTTCGTCGCGAACGACGACATGGGGCTTGGCGTCGCGCAAGCCGTCGCCAACAAGGGCAGGACCGGCCAGATCAAGGTCATCAGCGTCGACGGCAACAAGGATGCGTTCGACGCGGTCAAAGCCGGCGGCATCGACGCTGTCGTCGCGCAGTTCCCGTATGTCATCGGCGCGATGGGGGTGGAGGCCTGTACGGCGGCAATCAACGGTAAGTCGTTGCCCGCCAAGGTGAATGCGCCCGTTCAGGTGGTGACCAAGGAGAACGTCGACGGTGCGCTGTCCTCGGCGCCGAAGCCGTCCGCGCCCTACGAGGATCCGTTCGTGGAGTTGGCGAAGTGA
- the serB gene encoding phosphoserine phosphatase SerB: MITVTGHDQPGVTSALFEVLSRHKVELLNVEQVVIRGRLTLGVLVVGASDVAGGADLRREVEDAIHGVGLDVTIERSDSMPVMREPSTHTIVVLGRPITAESFGVVARELAALGVNIDFIRGVSDYPVTGLELRVSVPPNGVYEQLQAAMARVAVDEGVDIALEDYSLSRRAKRLIVFDVDSTLIQGEVIEMLAARAGAEAAVAAVTEAAMRGELDFAESLHRRVATLEGLPAEVLDDVADQIELTPGARTTLRTLRRLGYHCGIVSGGFRQVIDPLAHELKMDFVAANELEIVGGKLTGRVIGPVIDRAGKAKALRDFAAQAGVPMEQTVAVGDGANDIDMLSAAGLGVAFNAKPALREVADASLSHPYLDTVLFILGVTRGEIEAADSRDGVVRRVEIPE; encoded by the coding sequence TTGATCACCGTCACCGGACACGATCAACCGGGTGTCACGTCGGCGTTGTTCGAGGTGCTGTCGCGCCACAAGGTCGAGTTGCTCAACGTCGAACAGGTCGTTATCCGCGGCCGGCTGACGCTGGGCGTGCTCGTGGTGGGTGCATCCGACGTGGCCGGGGGAGCGGACCTTCGCCGCGAGGTGGAGGACGCCATTCACGGTGTCGGTCTCGACGTCACGATCGAGCGCAGCGACTCCATGCCGGTGATGCGCGAACCGTCCACCCACACCATCGTCGTGCTGGGCAGGCCGATCACCGCCGAGTCGTTCGGCGTTGTGGCGCGTGAACTGGCTGCGCTCGGCGTCAACATCGACTTCATCCGCGGTGTATCCGACTATCCCGTAACGGGTTTGGAACTACGGGTGTCGGTGCCGCCGAACGGCGTGTACGAACAGTTGCAGGCCGCGATGGCGCGGGTGGCTGTAGACGAGGGCGTCGACATCGCGCTGGAGGACTACAGCCTGTCGCGGCGGGCCAAGCGGCTGATCGTGTTCGACGTCGATTCGACTCTGATCCAGGGGGAGGTCATCGAGATGCTGGCCGCCCGCGCCGGCGCGGAGGCCGCTGTCGCCGCGGTCACCGAAGCCGCCATGCGCGGGGAACTCGACTTCGCGGAATCGTTGCACCGCAGGGTCGCAACGCTGGAAGGGCTGCCCGCCGAAGTGCTCGACGACGTCGCCGACCAGATCGAGCTGACCCCTGGCGCACGCACCACGCTGCGCACGCTGCGGCGGCTCGGGTACCACTGCGGCATCGTGTCCGGCGGGTTCCGCCAGGTCATCGATCCGCTGGCACACGAGCTGAAGATGGATTTCGTCGCAGCCAACGAATTGGAGATCGTCGGCGGGAAACTGACCGGGCGGGTGATCGGCCCGGTCATCGACCGTGCCGGAAAAGCGAAGGCGCTGAGGGACTTTGCCGCTCAAGCCGGGGTTCCGATGGAGCAGACCGTCGCGGTAGGGGACGGCGCCAACGACATCGACATGTTGTCAGCGGCGGGGCTGGGGGTGGCTTTCAACGCCAAACCCGCGTTGCGGGAGGTGGCCGACGCGTCGCTGAGCCACCCGTATCTGGACACCGTGTTGTTCATCCTCGGCGTCACCCGCGGCGAGATCGAGGCCGCCGACTCGCGCGACGGTGTGGTGCGGCGCGTCGAGATTCCCGAGTAG
- the ctaD gene encoding cytochrome c oxidase subunit I, with translation MVAEAPPIGELEARRPFPARLGPKGNLVYKLITTTDHKMIGIMYCVACFIFFFIGGLMALFMRTELALPGLQFLSNEQFNQLFTMHGTVMLLFYATPIVFGFANLVLPLQIGAPDVAFPRLNAFSFWLFLFGAMIAIAGFITPGGAADFGWTAYTPLTDAIHSPGAGGDLWIMGLAVGGLGTILGGVNMITTVVCMRAPGMTMFRMPIFTWNILVTSILVLLAFPLLTAALFGLAADRHLGAHIYDPANGGVLLWQHLFWFFGHPEVYIIALPFFGIVTEIFPVFSRKPLFGYTTLIYATLSIAALSVAVWAHHMFATGAVLLPFFSFMTFLIAVPTGIKFFNWIGTMWKGQLTFETPMLFSVGFLITFLLGGLSGVLLASPPLDFHVTDSYFVVAHFHYVLFGTIVFATYAGIYFWFPKMTGRLLDERLGKLHFWLTFIGFHTTFLVQHWLGDEGMPRRYADYLPTDGFTTLNVVSTIGAFILGVSTIPFVWNVFKSWRYGEPVMVDDPWGYGNSLEWATSCPPPRHNFTELPRIRSERPAFELHYPHMVDRMRAEAHVGRAHGPEDGDVTRLDDENVRT, from the coding sequence TTGGTAGCCGAAGCGCCCCCAATCGGAGAACTTGAGGCTCGCCGTCCGTTCCCGGCCCGGCTCGGCCCCAAGGGCAACCTGGTCTACAAGCTCATCACGACGACCGATCACAAGATGATCGGCATCATGTACTGCGTCGCCTGCTTCATCTTCTTCTTCATCGGCGGGCTGATGGCGCTGTTCATGCGTACCGAGCTGGCGCTGCCGGGGTTGCAGTTCCTGTCCAACGAGCAGTTCAACCAGCTGTTCACCATGCACGGCACGGTGATGCTGCTGTTCTACGCGACCCCGATCGTGTTCGGGTTCGCCAACCTGGTGCTGCCGCTGCAGATCGGCGCCCCCGATGTGGCGTTTCCGCGGCTGAACGCGTTCAGCTTCTGGCTGTTCCTGTTCGGCGCGATGATCGCGATCGCCGGGTTCATCACCCCCGGCGGCGCCGCGGACTTCGGCTGGACCGCCTACACGCCGCTGACCGACGCGATCCACTCGCCGGGCGCTGGCGGTGACCTGTGGATCATGGGTCTGGCCGTCGGTGGTCTTGGCACCATTCTCGGTGGCGTCAACATGATCACCACCGTGGTCTGCATGCGCGCCCCCGGCATGACCATGTTCCGGATGCCGATCTTCACCTGGAACATCCTGGTGACCTCGATCCTGGTGCTGCTGGCCTTCCCGCTGCTGACCGCCGCGCTGTTCGGCCTGGCCGCCGACCGCCACCTCGGTGCGCACATCTACGACCCGGCCAACGGCGGTGTGCTGTTGTGGCAGCACCTGTTCTGGTTCTTCGGCCACCCCGAGGTGTACATCATCGCGTTGCCGTTCTTCGGCATCGTCACCGAGATCTTCCCGGTGTTCTCCCGCAAGCCGCTATTCGGCTACACCACGCTGATCTACGCGACGCTGTCGATCGCCGCGCTGTCGGTCGCGGTGTGGGCCCACCACATGTTCGCCACCGGCGCGGTGCTGCTGCCGTTCTTCAGCTTCATGACGTTTTTGATCGCGGTGCCGACCGGTATCAAGTTCTTCAACTGGATCGGCACGATGTGGAAGGGCCAGTTGACGTTCGAGACACCGATGCTGTTCTCGGTCGGCTTCCTGATCACCTTCCTGCTCGGGGGTCTTTCCGGTGTGCTGCTGGCCAGCCCGCCGCTGGACTTCCACGTCACCGACTCCTACTTCGTGGTGGCGCACTTCCACTACGTGCTGTTCGGCACCATCGTGTTCGCCACCTACGCGGGCATCTACTTCTGGTTCCCGAAGATGACCGGCCGCCTGCTCGACGAGCGGCTGGGCAAGCTGCATTTCTGGCTGACCTTCATCGGCTTTCACACCACGTTTTTGGTGCAGCACTGGCTCGGCGACGAAGGCATGCCGCGCCGGTATGCCGACTACCTGCCCACCGACGGGTTCACCACGCTCAACGTCGTGTCGACGATCGGCGCGTTCATCCTCGGCGTTTCGACCATCCCGTTCGTGTGGAACGTGTTCAAGAGCTGGCGTTACGGCGAGCCGGTCATGGTCGACGACCCCTGGGGTTACGGCAACTCGCTGGAATGGGCCACCAGCTGCCCGCCACCGCGACACAACTTCACCGAGCTGCCCCGCATCCGCTCCGAACGTCCGGCATTCGAACTGCACTACCCGCACATGGTGGACCGGATGCGCGCCGAGGCGCACGTCGGCCGTGCGCACGGTCCGGAGGACGGCGACGTGACGCGGCTCGACGACGAGAACGTCCGCACCTGA
- a CDS encoding histone deacetylase family protein, giving the protein MTTLLLHHSCFANHQTAHGHPERPDRYRVVESVLGRPEFDPLVREEAELADLDTTRYVHSNRYVDGLEAARPDAGYVYLDGGDTMMEPSTWEVVLRGVGATVQAVDKVLRGEAQNAFVACRPPGHHAETERAMGFCLFNNISIGARHAQRQHGLQRVAIVDFDVHHGNGTQEIIYNDPTVLYASTHQMPLFPGTGATQETGVGNIFNSPLAAGDGGVELREAFEDRILPALDAFHPELIIVSAGFDAHERDPLGSLQMTADDFAWVTRAIMESAEKNCDGRIVAVLEGGYDLVGLADSVSAHVGELMKG; this is encoded by the coding sequence ATGACCACGCTGCTTCTGCACCATTCGTGCTTCGCCAATCATCAGACCGCACACGGGCACCCGGAACGGCCCGACCGGTACCGGGTGGTCGAGTCGGTGCTCGGTAGGCCCGAATTCGATCCGCTGGTCCGCGAAGAGGCCGAGTTGGCCGACCTGGACACCACGCGCTACGTGCACAGCAACCGGTACGTCGACGGCCTCGAGGCGGCGCGCCCCGACGCCGGCTACGTCTACCTCGACGGCGGCGACACCATGATGGAGCCGTCGACGTGGGAGGTCGTGCTGCGCGGCGTCGGTGCGACGGTGCAAGCGGTCGACAAGGTGCTGCGCGGGGAGGCGCAGAACGCGTTCGTCGCGTGTCGGCCGCCGGGCCATCACGCGGAAACCGAACGGGCGATGGGGTTTTGCCTGTTCAACAACATCAGCATCGGCGCGCGGCACGCGCAGCGACAGCATGGCCTGCAGCGGGTGGCGATCGTCGATTTCGACGTTCACCACGGCAACGGCACCCAGGAGATCATCTACAACGACCCGACCGTCCTGTACGCCTCCACGCATCAGATGCCGCTGTTCCCCGGCACCGGCGCGACCCAGGAGACCGGTGTGGGCAACATCTTCAACTCGCCGTTGGCCGCCGGCGACGGCGGCGTCGAGCTGCGCGAGGCCTTCGAAGACCGAATCCTGCCTGCGCTGGACGCATTTCACCCGGAGCTGATCATCGTGTCCGCGGGCTTTGACGCCCACGAACGCGACCCGCTCGGCTCACTGCAGATGACGGCCGACGACTTCGCCTGGGTGACGCGCGCAATCATGGAGTCGGCGGAGAAGAACTGCGACGGGCGCATCGTCGCGGTGCTCGAGGGCGGTTATGACCTTGTCGGCCTTGCGGATTCGGTGAGCGCGCACGTCGGCGAACTCATGAAGGGTTAG
- a CDS encoding ROK family transcriptional regulator → MDDEGGGSVGHVLDVIRRAGGLTRAEIIEKTGLSRSTVATRLDTLITAGLISSGQTTSARGRPPSHFHFRNDQGVLLVADAGATGVRTALTDLGGRIRDERRAPVDITIGPENWLRSVSDMLDQLLEKARLSSDFVRGIGLALPGPVDFASASVVSPPIMTGWDAFPIRSWFASRFDCPTLVDNDANAMALGEHHSEFADHDSMVMVKIATGIGAGIIAHGSIYRGADGAAGDIGHIQINPADDALADAGPPVCRCGNAGCLEAYAGGWALLRDLRSAGREVATISDVVKLIVAGDPLAVNLVRRAGRLIGNTLSDVVSLFNPAVVVIGGELAAGSDYVIAGIRESVYARSLPLATRKLQIVPARLGDRAGTVGLTSMLTDYIFDIRRVDAQFA, encoded by the coding sequence ATGGATGACGAGGGCGGCGGGTCGGTCGGCCACGTGCTCGACGTGATCCGGCGTGCCGGTGGGCTGACCCGTGCGGAGATCATCGAGAAGACCGGACTGTCCCGGTCGACCGTCGCCACCCGACTGGACACGCTGATCACCGCCGGGCTGATCTCCAGCGGCCAGACGACGTCGGCGCGTGGTCGGCCGCCCAGCCATTTCCACTTCCGCAACGACCAGGGCGTGCTGTTGGTGGCCGACGCGGGCGCGACGGGTGTGCGCACCGCGCTGACCGATCTCGGTGGTCGGATCCGCGACGAACGTCGCGCGCCCGTCGACATCACCATCGGACCCGAGAACTGGCTGCGCTCGGTCTCCGACATGCTGGATCAGCTGCTCGAAAAAGCAAGGCTGTCATCGGATTTCGTCCGCGGCATCGGCCTCGCGCTGCCGGGGCCTGTCGATTTCGCAAGCGCGTCCGTGGTGAGCCCGCCGATCATGACCGGATGGGACGCCTTCCCGATCCGATCGTGGTTCGCGTCGCGATTCGACTGCCCGACGCTGGTCGACAACGACGCGAACGCGATGGCGCTCGGCGAGCATCACAGCGAGTTCGCCGACCACGATTCGATGGTGATGGTCAAGATCGCCACCGGCATCGGCGCCGGGATCATCGCGCACGGGTCCATCTACCGAGGTGCCGACGGCGCGGCGGGCGACATCGGCCACATCCAGATCAACCCGGCCGACGATGCGCTGGCCGATGCGGGTCCGCCGGTGTGCCGATGCGGCAACGCGGGCTGCCTCGAGGCGTACGCCGGCGGCTGGGCGTTGCTTCGCGACCTGCGCAGTGCGGGCCGCGAGGTCGCGACGATCTCCGACGTCGTCAAGTTGATCGTGGCGGGCGATCCGCTGGCCGTGAACCTGGTCCGGCGGGCGGGCCGGTTGATCGGCAACACCCTGTCCGACGTGGTCAGCCTATTCAATCCGGCCGTCGTGGTGATCGGCGGCGAACTCGCCGCAGGCAGTGACTACGTGATCGCCGGGATCCGCGAGAGCGTGTATGCCCGGTCGCTCCCGCTGGCAACCCGCAAGCTGCAGATCGTTCCCGCGCGTCTCGGCGACAGGGCGGGCACCGTCGGACTCACCAGCATGCTGACCGACTACATCTTCGACATCCGCAGGGTCGACGCGCAGTTCGCCTGA
- a CDS encoding ATP-binding cassette domain-containing protein — protein MTQPDALLRVTGATLSFGQVRALRDVSMHARRGEVTAIVGDNGAGKSTLIRSISGVHTLDAGSIEFDGTPVQFKSPHDARDAGIETVHQNLALVEDLTVWQNLFLNREIVHQLGPVAVLNRRAMRAKAEEMVSTLAINVPAVGSRVRRLSGGQRQAVSICRAAGFTSKLIIMDEPTAALGVQETARVEELITRLRGEGHAIVLISHNFSQVLRLSDAVWVMRAGRCVAGRRTSDTDGDEIVALITGARPGDHPEPSKEHSA, from the coding sequence ATGACTCAGCCAGACGCGCTGCTGCGCGTCACCGGTGCCACCCTGTCGTTCGGTCAGGTCCGCGCGCTGCGCGACGTGTCCATGCATGCACGCCGTGGCGAGGTCACCGCGATCGTCGGAGACAACGGTGCGGGCAAGTCGACACTGATCCGCAGCATCAGCGGGGTACATACGCTCGATGCGGGTTCGATCGAATTCGACGGCACGCCAGTGCAATTCAAGTCGCCGCACGATGCGCGCGACGCCGGCATCGAGACGGTGCACCAGAACCTGGCCCTCGTCGAGGACCTCACCGTGTGGCAGAACCTGTTCCTGAACCGCGAGATCGTGCACCAGTTGGGTCCCGTCGCCGTGTTGAACCGCAGGGCCATGCGGGCGAAGGCCGAAGAGATGGTCTCGACGTTGGCGATCAACGTGCCCGCCGTCGGGTCCCGCGTGCGCCGACTCAGCGGCGGTCAACGGCAGGCGGTATCCATCTGCCGGGCAGCGGGATTCACCTCCAAGCTGATCATCATGGATGAGCCGACCGCAGCGCTCGGTGTGCAGGAGACGGCCCGCGTCGAGGAACTGATCACCCGACTGCGCGGGGAGGGCCACGCGATCGTCCTCATCAGTCACAACTTCTCGCAGGTGTTACGACTCAGCGACGCGGTGTGGGTGATGCGCGCCGGTCGATGCGTCGCGGGCAGGCGCACCAGCGATACCGACGGCGACGAGATCGTCGCGCTGATCACCGGTGCCCGTCCCGGCGATCACCCCGAGCCATCGAAGGAGCACTCCGCATGA
- a CDS encoding sugar phosphate isomerase/epimerase yields the protein MTNPVGIHALVWVGDTDPASVDTAISQTVAAGYDLLEFSLHDSVNLNREKARELLTTNGLQAACSRGLARDADISSEDPAVVARGAALLHESLRVTHDIGATLLTGALYSAFGKAPYPLTATGRDNVVGVLRELAAEAAPLGVTLGLEICNRYETNVVNTARDCLRLADDIGADNVIIHLDTYHMNIEEDDLVAPVHEVGERLGYVHIGENHRGYLGSGHIDFGAFFGALVDIDYQGPLTFESFSSAVVAPGLSNDLAIWRNLWDDGADLATHARRFIDDGLRTARQPRAS from the coding sequence ATGACCAATCCCGTCGGCATCCACGCCTTGGTCTGGGTCGGTGACACCGACCCGGCCAGCGTCGACACCGCGATCTCGCAGACCGTTGCGGCAGGTTACGACCTGTTGGAGTTCTCGCTGCACGATTCAGTCAACCTCAACCGGGAGAAGGCGCGAGAGTTGTTGACCACCAACGGTCTTCAGGCCGCATGCTCGCGCGGCCTGGCCCGGGACGCCGACATCTCCAGCGAGGATCCCGCCGTCGTCGCGCGCGGCGCGGCGCTGCTGCACGAGTCGCTGCGCGTCACCCATGACATCGGCGCGACCTTGCTCACGGGTGCGCTGTACAGCGCGTTCGGAAAGGCGCCCTACCCGTTGACCGCGACCGGACGCGACAACGTGGTGGGCGTGCTGCGGGAACTGGCCGCCGAGGCCGCGCCGCTGGGAGTGACGCTCGGACTGGAGATCTGCAACCGCTACGAGACCAACGTCGTCAACACCGCACGCGACTGCCTGCGGTTGGCCGACGACATCGGCGCGGACAACGTGATCATCCATCTGGACACCTACCACATGAACATCGAAGAGGACGATCTCGTGGCCCCGGTGCACGAAGTCGGCGAGCGCCTCGGCTACGTGCACATCGGCGAGAACCATCGCGGGTATCTGGGGTCCGGGCACATCGACTTCGGAGCCTTCTTCGGCGCCCTCGTCGACATCGACTACCAAGGCCCGCTGACGTTCGAATCGTTCTCGTCGGCGGTGGTGGCGCCGGGTCTGTCCAACGACTTGGCCATCTGGCGCAATCTGTGGGACGACGGTGCAGACCTCGCGACCCACGCCCGTCGATTCATCGACGACGGTCTGCGCACCGCGCGGCAACCCCGCGCCTCGTGA